The window GCTAGTTGTGTCTGAACAGGCAATGATGGCGATGGCCGCGAGGGCCACGCCTGGGTGCCAATGGCGATACATGGTTACTGTCCTCGGAGAAGGCGAGATGGAATTGCCGAGGGACAGCGCGCATCGGCGGAGTTGATGGGATCCGGCGTATGCCGGAAATCAGCACGCGAGGCGCAGGTGCGTCAGGTAGGCGGTGGCGAGGTCTTCGTCTGGACCGGATCCGAGCTTGGTGGAGATCAGGTAATACTCCGACGGCCGGAGGGGGATCAGTGTGGGGACAACGATAGCTGGCTCGATGGCAAGGGGGGGAAGCGCAACCATTTGGTGAGGTCGGACGAGGATGCTCTGCAGCTGATCGTTCCCGAGCCACGCGATGATCGCGGCATCACTGCCATGGGGGACAACGGTGAGGCCTCCGGCGCTGCCCAGCTTGCGAGGTGGCTCAAGGACGACGGTGTCGCCTGAGGTTTGCGCATAGCGGGCCCACATGGTCTGGTCGAAGAGCTGCCATGACAGAAGCCAACGGCCATCCGACAGCGGCTGTATGTCGGAATGCGACACGGCACCGGATTTCAGGGAAGCGAGTCGCCAATCGCGGACCGACGGGACGCGCCGGATGTACACCTCGCTCTCCTTGTATCCAACCACCGAGTCAACGCGCACCAGAACGGCGACCGAATCGCCAGCGCGGCTGGCGATTCGTGCATGACGCACCGTGGGCCCGAGCCGTACGGTGTCAGCGGTCCAGCGCGCGTCACGGCGCGCGAGGCGAACGATTCCTGCCCATGGACCTGGCTGCATCCGTGGCTGGAAGATCGAGTAGTCAAACACCGTGGTGCTGCCCTCGCGACGCAAGCGGCTCCCGGTGTGAGGCGCGAGGGAGGCCTCGCGCACCTCGTGGATTCGCTCAACGTTCCGCCACTGGCCCCTGACCCACTGGCCGTACCACAGCTGCCCCCGTCGGACGACCTCTGCGAGGAAATCGCGATCATCGTCGGATCTCTCAACCCAGATCGCCTCAATCCCGCCTGGCATCGCAAGTATCCGGGGGAAGACCGGGCGACGCCCTTGATGCGGGGCGGGGATCAGGGATACCTGGCCTGTGTCGTTTGAGAGAACTCCGAAGAGGGAATCCTGTACGATCGTGTCGCGGACAGGCCAGGGAAGCACCGGGTGGCCAGCGATGACTATACCCTCGGATGTTCGAGCGACATCCATTCCCGCGACGAACACGGCGCGACCCGAGGCGGCCTTGAGGGGGAAGCTTGATCGCTTCTCCCAGGCACAGGATGATGCCTGCGACTGCGCAGGAGTGCTCATCACCAACTGCATGGTGAGAACACAAGCGAAGCTGAAGCAAGAGGGCAAAGTCATCGGGCGACGAGAGACGAGGTCGACCGAAGCTTAACCGGTCGCGTCAGCTCGCCGTCACGTCGTCGCTTCGACCCGAGCGCTAGGCCGCGTCGATTGCCTCCACCGCCCCGGACGCGCTCTCGATCAACAGCGCCGGCGGAAGCTCCCGGGTCAGCTCGATCCCCATCATGCTGCGCGTCGGGTCGCCCTGGTATGGACTGTCAAAACGCACAATCCGCCCCGAACTCTCGAAGGTGCCCCCGGACCATCGCAGCCGCACCACGATCTCCTCGCCCTGCACGGCGTCCAGCTGCAGCGGGACATGCATCAGCAGTCCGTAGCGACTCAGGTTCACGGTCTTGGACAAGCGTACCAGCTTGGGATAGTCGTCGCTGTCCTGGATCGTGACGTCCAGGACGCGATTGACTCGATGTGAACGCACAGGATCAGGCATGACGCACGACTCCCCGAGAGAGGATTCCCCCGGGGAGTATCGGCCGGCCGGTCCGACGATTTAATGCCTCGTCCGCCTAGCGCCGGCGCAGTTCCATGCTCCCGTTGCCGGTGGACATCCGGAGCCGCCGGCCGCCGTCACCGATCGTCCCGCGCAGCCGCGACCGGGTCAGTCGCCCGGAGACCTTGATGGGGAAGTCCGTCGTGATGCGTCCGCTACCGGTTGTCGCGTCGACCTCGGCCGAGAAGTCCGAGGGCAACGTCACCTCGATGCGCCCATTGCCGGACGAGAACTCCATGTCGCCATCTCCGGAGATCCGGTCCATGGTCACCAGGATGTCGCCGTTGCCGGACGAGGCATTCACCGGGCCCGAGATCGTTCCGATGGACACGTCCCCATTTCCGGTCGATGCCTTCACCTCGCCGGTGACGTCCTCAACGGTCACGCGACCATTCCCGCTGGATGCCGTGACCCGGCCACGTACCCCCGACACGCGCACGCGGCCGTTGCCGCTGGCGACACGCGCTTCGGTGGCCGCCGACGCCACGGAGACATCGCCATTCCCAGACCCGATCCGCAGTCGCATGCCGCGCGGGACCGTGACCGTGATGTTGGCCCGGGCGCGGTTACCCACGTTGCGCCAGCGACGCCCCTCGCTGCGCACGCCGTCATCGGAGCATTCGTCGTCCGAGTCGTAGATGGCGCAGATGGTGAGTCCGCTGCCCCGGCGCACGACAAACCCGATATCGTCAACGTCCCCGCGTTCCTTCTCCGCGCGGAACTCGACGGTACTGCCGCTCCCCTCGGTCACGGTGATGGTGCCCTGCCGGGCGAAGATCCGGACGTCGTCGCCCGAGCCGACGCGTTCGGTCAGGGTGAACACCCGTTCGCGCCGCCCGAGGACTTCCTGGGCGGGGAGGGTGGTGGCGGACAGGAGTAGGAGTGCGGTCAGTCGCATTGGGATGCTCATCGGAGCGGGTTCACTGGGGTAGACAGCCCCGGCGCGTCGGTGGTTTGAACGCGCCTGAGGCGTCGCGCGCACCGGGTGGCTCCCGTGCGCGCGACGCCTCGTGGGGGAGGGTCAGCGCGCGGCCAACCGGAGCCCGCGCGCTGCGCCTCCGCTTACCGCACCGCGTCTGCCTGCACCGAAATCTTCCGCGGCCGCGCGCTTTCGGCCTTTGGCACGGTGATCGTCAGGACGCCATGCCGGAACTCGGCGCTGATCTTCTCGCTATCCACGTGTTGTGGGAAGCGGAGCGTGCGTTCGAAGGCGCCCATGGCACGCTCCCGGATCCCCGCGCGCGACTTCTCGCCATCCACGCGCTGGCGGGTACCGCGCACGGTCAGGGCATTGCGGTCAAAGACGACGTCGACGGACTCCGGGGCCACGCCCGGGAGGTCAATGTCCACGACCCAGCCGTGCTCCGTCTCGCTGGCATCGAGCGAGGGGGCCCAGGTGGGATCGCCGTTTGTGGAGCCGACCGCATCATCCATGGCGCGCGAGAGGGTGACCATCCGGTCGAAGACGTTGCTGAGGGGCGAGATCGTACGCATTGAGGTGTACTCCTGCACGGGAGAGGTTGAGTGACGGCGGCATCGACCGCCTGATGGTCCCGGGAAGAGGCAGGGCACGTACCGTCCCTGATCGGCCGCGGCGGCGCGCTTTGGCACCCCGGGCCGGCACGGGCGGCAGGGCGTCCGTCGGAATGGCAGGGAGGGTGGGGGGGCGACGGGATTCCGCGCGGCCCGCCGAGCATCCAGTTTGTGGCCATGCGTGCTCGACTGATGGTATTGGCGACCGCCGCGGCCATTCCGGTCGCGGCCCAGGTGGACACGGCGGGGACCCGTCGGCTCGCGCCGGTCAGGGTGACCGTCACCCGGGACGCTCCCCGCTCGAGTCTGGAGCTGCCCTACTCCCTGGCGCGCCTGTCCATGGATTCCGCCCGGACCGGGGCGCGGCGGGGATCGCTGACCGACCTCCTGATTGCGGTGCCCGGCCTGGTCTCCTCGAATCGGCACAACCCTACCCAGGACCCTAGGGTCAGCGTGCGGGGATTTGGGTCGCGGTCCGCGTTCGGCATCCGCGGCCTCCGGGTGATCCGGGACGGGATTCCCCTGACCCTGGCCGATGGGCAGGCGGCGATCGACTTCGTCGACCTGGAGAGTGTTGGGAGCGCCGAGGTGTTGCGGGGGGCCGCGGGGGCCCTGTACGGCAACGCGTCGGGTGGGGTGCTCGAGTTGCGCAGTGAGCCCCTCCCAGCCGACGGCCTCACCTGGCGTGGGCGAACGACATGGAACGAAGACGCGCAGCGTTTCTCCGGTCGTGCGGCCGGTGGGAGTGGCCCGTGGGGCTGGCAGGGGACCCTCACACGAAATACCGCGGATGGCCCGCGCGACTATGCACGCTTTCGATCCACCGGGGCACTGGCCGACCTGACGCGGCGCCTCGGCGCGTCGACGCTCCGCACCCAGCTCACCTGGTATGATGCGCCACTGGGTGAGAACCCGGGCGCGGTCACGGCGGCCGAGCTGACTGCGACACCCATGGTGGCGGATCCGCTGAGTGTCTCGCGCAAGGCATCGAAGACCGTGTCGCAGACCCTGCTGTCCCTGATTGGCGAGCACCCGTGGAATGAGGGTCGCGGCCAGGCCACGGCAAGTGTCTTTGCCGGGCTGCGCGAACTCTACAACCCGCAAGCCTTTGCGATCGTGGGATTCGACCGGCGGGTGGTCGGCGCTAACATGCGTGTGCAACAGGGGGGCGTATTTCGTCGGCATCAGTGGCGTCTCGCGGTCGGCGCGGACCTGCAGTCGCAGCGTGATGACCGCCGCAACTTTGCGAACTGCGCGGGAGTGACCCCGCGCCCGGCGGCGACCTGTCCCGGGACTGCCGACCAGGGGACCGAGACCATCCACCAGCTGGAGCGGGTCACGGCCGGCGGGGTCTTTGTCCGGGGCGAAGTGACGCGATCGGTCTTGTCGGTGACGGGCACGCTGCGCGCCGACAACACCAACTTCACGGTGCGCGACCGGCGATCGACGACCGGGACGATCCTCTCGCGCACGATGGGCGCGGTGACGCCAATGGTCGGGGTGACCCTTCGGCCACGCGCGGGAATGTCGGCGTACGCCAACATGGCGAGCTCGTTCGAGACACCGACCACCACGGAGATGGCGAACCAGCCGAATGGACAGGGGGGGATCAACCGCGAATTGCAGCCCCAGCGTGGTCGCACCCTGGAGGGCGGGATCAAGGGATTGCTTGGTGGCCGCGTGTTGTACGACGTGGCGCTGTTCCGCATCCGGACCAGCGATGAGTTGATTCCATTCGAGATCCCCAACTCTGGTGGGCGGCGGTACTTCCGCAATGCCGGGGAAACCTCACGCACTGGCGCCGAGTTGGGGGTGACCGCTTCGTTCGGTGCCGTGGACGTTGGGGCCGCGGTGGCGCGGCTGAACTATCGCTACGAGGAATTCCGCGTCGGGACCA is drawn from Gemmatimonadota bacterium and contains these coding sequences:
- a CDS encoding DUF4097 family beta strand repeat protein: MSIPMRLTALLLLSATTLPAQEVLGRRERVFTLTERVGSGDDVRIFARQGTITVTEGSGSTVEFRAEKERGDVDDIGFVVRRGSGLTICAIYDSDDECSDDGVRSEGRRWRNVGNRARANITVTVPRGMRLRIGSGNGDVSVASAATEARVASGNGRVRVSGVRGRVTASSGNGRVTVEDVTGEVKASTGNGDVSIGTISGPVNASSGNGDILVTMDRISGDGDMEFSSGNGRIEVTLPSDFSAEVDATTGSGRITTDFPIKVSGRLTRSRLRGTIGDGGRRLRMSTGNGSMELRRR
- a CDS encoding TonB-dependent receptor, whose protein sequence is MRARLMVLATAAAIPVAAQVDTAGTRRLAPVRVTVTRDAPRSSLELPYSLARLSMDSARTGARRGSLTDLLIAVPGLVSSNRHNPTQDPRVSVRGFGSRSAFGIRGLRVIRDGIPLTLADGQAAIDFVDLESVGSAEVLRGAAGALYGNASGGVLELRSEPLPADGLTWRGRTTWNEDAQRFSGRAAGGSGPWGWQGTLTRNTADGPRDYARFRSTGALADLTRRLGASTLRTQLTWYDAPLGENPGAVTAAELTATPMVADPLSVSRKASKTVSQTLLSLIGEHPWNEGRGQATASVFAGLRELYNPQAFAIVGFDRRVVGANMRVQQGGVFRRHQWRLAVGADLQSQRDDRRNFANCAGVTPRPAATCPGTADQGTETIHQLERVTAGGVFVRGEVTRSVLSVTGTLRADNTNFTVRDRRSTTGTILSRTMGAVTPMVGVTLRPRAGMSAYANMASSFETPTTTEMANQPNGQGGINRELQPQRGRTLEGGIKGLLGGRVLYDVALFRIRTSDELIPFEIPNSGGRRYFRNAGETSRTGAELGVTASFGAVDVGAAVARLNYRYEEFRVGTTVLDGKRVPGVSPTTASLYATGRKPWGFATLEVQQGSRAASDDANATWAPGWVVWNTRVGLTGAGMRGFEPVIGVENLLDRTYVANVVTNATRGRFFEPGSGRRVYLGLGLKSR
- a CDS encoding Hsp20/alpha crystallin family protein is translated as MRTISPLSNVFDRMVTLSRAMDDAVGSTNGDPTWAPSLDASETEHGWVVDIDLPGVAPESVDVVFDRNALTVRGTRQRVDGEKSRAGIRERAMGAFERTLRFPQHVDSEKISAEFRHGVLTITVPKAESARPRKISVQADAVR